Proteins co-encoded in one Paracrocinitomix mangrovi genomic window:
- a CDS encoding O-antigen ligase family protein has product MFAIFIYVEAGDIQNYSTLPKWICLAALLITPLLLLKNEYQVNPILQITVLVLLLFIGLNSLRSNNPWDGVLVLIPPLLSIVSTTIILQLELLKSGWQIIAIILIVLLTPLVVYTLYDILNDIIQGVYSHKSTYQYRYSFGHRNQFAQFLTISIPFIISLWSKSYWKNIFTGIIVLLFLALILLLQNRTAYLIAFGIYPMLLFIFWTLKVKNKKLKITLLLLPFLAISSFFIVAKSGNNKISYLLETNYGSGNERLRIWKNSIDIWQESPIIGQGTADWKIQILNSPLRFTQAEQSEVYYQRAHNEFVHILTEQGVVGLILLLFIFGFILLKIIKWKQDVFFKFVSLSIFFCFSAIAFFSFPFERIELTTLFILGIIPAISIKRLKAVGNVYLWILKSTWFILLILVAWISIYRYQNEQHLIKYQLNGKITEIEKINTDFYTIDATSTPISWYKGNYYYGAQNFEMALQLYLDAEKRNPYHVHVLNNIGSTYYIMGEMEQAETYFDKAIKINPLFSDALINKAAVLYNKGEIDPALLEILKVLPEWEPPHYKSILIPILKAKCYWLMELHDDPPFEAFLESALQSEELLYQISIMARKSSRSYEDELRKYCADVYLAG; this is encoded by the coding sequence ATGTTTGCTATTTTCATTTATGTGGAAGCAGGAGACATTCAGAACTATTCAACCCTTCCAAAATGGATATGTTTAGCAGCTCTCTTGATAACTCCACTTCTGCTATTGAAAAATGAATATCAAGTCAACCCAATTTTACAAATCACAGTTTTAGTTCTACTTCTTTTCATTGGGCTTAATTCACTCAGATCAAATAATCCCTGGGATGGCGTTTTAGTACTAATACCGCCACTACTAAGTATTGTCTCAACCACTATAATCCTACAACTTGAACTGCTCAAAAGTGGCTGGCAGATAATAGCAATCATATTGATTGTCCTACTTACTCCACTTGTCGTGTATACACTCTATGATATTCTGAATGATATTATTCAAGGCGTATATAGCCACAAAAGCACATATCAATACCGTTATTCATTCGGGCACCGAAACCAATTTGCTCAATTTTTGACTATTAGCATTCCCTTTATTATTTCACTCTGGTCAAAAAGTTATTGGAAAAATATCTTTACCGGAATCATTGTGTTGCTTTTTCTAGCATTGATCCTCTTACTCCAAAACCGAACAGCATACCTTATAGCTTTTGGAATTTATCCCATGCTTCTTTTCATTTTTTGGACATTAAAAGTGAAAAACAAAAAATTAAAAATCACTCTTTTATTGTTGCCCTTTTTAGCCATTTCTTCCTTTTTTATTGTCGCAAAATCCGGAAACAACAAAATTTCTTATCTGTTAGAAACCAATTATGGAAGCGGAAATGAACGACTCAGAATTTGGAAGAACTCAATTGACATCTGGCAGGAAAGTCCAATTATTGGTCAGGGAACTGCAGATTGGAAAATTCAAATATTAAATTCTCCTCTTAGATTCACACAGGCTGAGCAAAGTGAAGTCTATTATCAAAGAGCACACAACGAGTTTGTCCATATTTTAACCGAACAAGGAGTAGTTGGTTTGATTTTGCTGTTATTTATTTTCGGATTTATCCTCTTGAAAATCATCAAATGGAAACAAGATGTGTTTTTCAAATTTGTCAGCTTGTCTATCTTCTTTTGCTTTTCAGCAATTGCCTTTTTCTCATTTCCTTTTGAACGAATTGAATTAACCACCTTGTTCATTTTAGGAATTATCCCGGCAATATCTATAAAAAGGCTCAAAGCTGTTGGAAATGTTTATTTATGGATTTTAAAATCAACCTGGTTTATACTATTGATTCTGGTAGCTTGGATAAGTATTTATCGTTACCAAAATGAGCAACATTTAATTAAATATCAACTCAACGGAAAGATCACTGAAATTGAAAAAATTAACACTGATTTCTACACTATAGATGCCACTTCAACCCCTATTAGTTGGTACAAGGGTAATTACTATTATGGCGCACAAAATTTTGAAATGGCATTGCAACTTTATCTGGATGCTGAAAAGAGAAATCCATATCATGTACATGTATTAAACAATATTGGTTCAACTTACTACATCATGGGAGAAATGGAACAAGCAGAAACATATTTTGATAAAGCCATTAAAATAAATCCACTTTTTTCAGATGCACTTATAAATAAAGCGGCGGTCTTGTATAACAAAGGAGAGATCGATCCGGCTTTGCTAGAAATTTTAAAAGTGTTACCAGAATGGGAACCACCTCATTACAAAAGTATTTTGATTCCTATTCTGAAAGCTAAGTGTTATTGGCTTATGGAACTGCATGATGACCCTCCTTTTGAAGCGTTTTTGGAAAGTGCATTACAAAGCGAAGAACTATTGTATCAGATATCCATTATGGCTAGAAAAAGTAGTAGAAGTTACGAAGATGAGCTCAGAAAGTATTGTGCTGATGTATACTTAGCCGGATAA
- the trxA gene encoding thioredoxin, whose protein sequence is MATVNLTAAKFRDEIFDYTTSNEWSFKGDKPAIIDFYADWCGPCKMVAPVLEELSEEYKDQITIYKVDTEVEQELAAIFRIRSIPSILFIPKEKQPMMQAGALPKNALKEVIDKELLEV, encoded by the coding sequence ATGGCAACAGTAAATTTAACAGCGGCAAAGTTCCGTGACGAAATATTTGATTACACTACTAGCAATGAGTGGAGCTTTAAAGGAGATAAGCCAGCCATCATTGACTTTTATGCAGACTGGTGTGGACCTTGTAAAATGGTAGCTCCGGTTTTGGAAGAATTATCAGAAGAATATAAAGATCAGATTACGATATATAAAGTAGATACTGAAGTTGAGCAAGAATTAGCAGCAATTTTCAGAATCAGAAGTATCCCTTCAATATTGTTTATTCCTAAGGAAAAACAACCAATGATGCAGGCGGGTGCTTTACCAAAAAATGCTTTAAAAGAAGTAATTGATAAAGAACTTTTGGAGGTTTAA
- a CDS encoding TonB-dependent receptor plug domain-containing protein, with protein MKLNHFVTILLLFPAMGFSQKIDTLQPKTFKPVVVTSYRNHQIEETSLNISKIDVDSMGLLGSYNLTEAIASEPGVEVLSSGNGISKPIIRGLSGNRVLVLMSGLKFDNQQWQEEHGLGLSSMGLSSVEVIKGPMSILYGSEAMGGVINLIEELPAPLNHSVFDVSTGINTNSLGGKLQLGYKTNNGKNWWRIRAGIDNYADYTDGNNQRIVNSRFDGYYLKTDYGFKKNNWVSNNHYMSSFNRFGFIFQDAYSFIEEDERWSRSMDVNPAHLVLLNILSSENTIYLDEKSNLSVNVGIQSNERMENEGGGAISLNMHLFTFQYLVKYTKQVSEKSNLIFSSLGSFENNTNFGARKIVPDANMQEANISAVVETKFNNGLSLENGWGIGEKYIQTKTTKNINDDTKELYPFRKIAPYYNFLSGLSYHSKSFSVKLNAATGSRAPNLAELSSDGLHEGIFTYEIGDPTLKNEYLFSGNTLFSVQNKWFKLSASPFYNYILDYIYLAPTTEQWFGFPVYRFKQKDTKQYGFEAGVSITPVKWLQFKATYTGMESRANNGEFTPYIPAQKAVASVNYTTELKDDQQLKAFVECEYFADQYHLATEEIGTPQYYLFNAAIIYSLKKDHFTLDLGLSGKNLLNESYYNHLSRFKSLGLLNQGRSIMLNAKISWIKKK; from the coding sequence GTGAAACTTAATCACTTTGTTACAATTTTATTGTTGTTTCCTGCAATGGGATTTAGTCAAAAAATTGACACACTGCAACCAAAAACCTTTAAACCTGTTGTCGTTACTTCATATAGAAATCATCAAATTGAAGAAACCAGTTTAAACATCAGTAAAATTGATGTGGACAGCATGGGTCTTTTAGGGTCATATAATTTAACAGAAGCCATTGCATCTGAACCTGGCGTTGAAGTTTTATCCAGTGGAAATGGAATTTCAAAACCAATCATTAGGGGTTTAAGTGGTAATCGTGTTCTCGTATTAATGTCCGGTTTAAAGTTTGACAACCAACAATGGCAAGAAGAACATGGTTTGGGATTAAGTAGTATGGGACTCAGCTCAGTTGAAGTCATCAAAGGACCAATGAGCATCCTGTATGGATCTGAAGCCATGGGCGGCGTTATTAATTTAATTGAAGAGCTTCCTGCTCCACTTAATCATTCTGTTTTTGATGTGTCCACAGGAATTAATACAAATTCATTGGGTGGAAAATTGCAGCTTGGATACAAAACTAACAATGGAAAAAACTGGTGGAGAATTAGGGCAGGAATTGATAATTACGCAGATTATACAGATGGCAACAATCAACGAATTGTAAATAGCAGATTTGACGGCTATTATCTTAAAACAGATTATGGTTTTAAGAAAAATAACTGGGTTTCTAATAATCATTACATGAGCTCTTTCAACCGTTTTGGTTTCATTTTTCAAGATGCCTATTCATTTATTGAGGAAGATGAACGCTGGAGCAGAAGTATGGATGTTAATCCTGCTCATCTGGTATTGCTTAACATTCTATCATCTGAAAACACCATTTATCTAGATGAAAAATCCAACTTATCTGTAAATGTTGGTATACAGTCAAATGAAAGAATGGAAAATGAAGGTGGAGGAGCAATTAGTTTAAACATGCACTTATTTACTTTTCAATATCTTGTAAAATACACCAAGCAAGTCTCTGAAAAAAGCAACTTAATCTTCTCTTCTTTAGGGTCTTTTGAGAACAACACCAATTTTGGAGCTCGTAAAATAGTTCCGGATGCCAATATGCAAGAAGCCAACATTTCAGCTGTAGTTGAAACAAAATTTAATAATGGCTTGTCGCTTGAAAATGGATGGGGAATAGGCGAAAAGTACATACAAACCAAAACCACTAAAAACATTAATGATGATACTAAAGAGTTGTATCCATTCAGGAAAATTGCTCCTTACTACAACTTTTTAAGTGGATTATCATACCATTCAAAATCCTTTTCTGTTAAACTAAATGCAGCAACCGGAAGCCGTGCACCTAACCTGGCAGAATTATCATCTGATGGTTTGCATGAAGGAATCTTTACTTATGAAATTGGTGATCCGACACTTAAAAACGAATACCTGTTTTCAGGAAATACCTTGTTTTCAGTTCAGAACAAGTGGTTTAAACTATCAGCCAGCCCTTTTTACAATTACATTTTAGATTACATCTATTTAGCACCAACTACTGAACAATGGTTTGGGTTCCCGGTTTATAGATTCAAACAAAAAGACACCAAACAGTACGGATTTGAAGCCGGAGTTTCAATTACTCCGGTAAAATGGCTTCAATTCAAGGCGACTTATACCGGAATGGAAAGCAGAGCAAATAACGGAGAGTTTACACCTTATATTCCGGCGCAAAAAGCTGTAGCTTCTGTAAACTATACTACAGAATTAAAGGATGATCAACAGCTAAAAGCTTTTGTAGAATGTGAATACTTTGCTGACCAATATCATTTGGCAACTGAAGAAATTGGAACTCCTCAGTATTATCTTTTTAATGCGGCCATTATCTATTCTTTGAAGAAAGATCATTTCACACTAGACTTAGGTTTAAGTGGGAAAAATTTGTTGAACGAATCATATTACAATCACCTTTCAAGATTTAAATCATTAGGACTTTTAAATCAAGGAAGAAGCATCATGTTAAACGCCAAAATAAGCTGGATTAAGAAAAAGTAA
- a CDS encoding sodium:solute symporter family protein has protein sequence MQLSALDWGIIISFFIITLLIGVAVTKKAGKNSSEFFLSGRNMPWWLLGVSMVATTFAADTPNLVAGIVRQDGVSGNWVWWAFLLTGMLTVFVYARLWRRLGISTDLEYYEIRYQGKAAGFLRGFRAVYLGVFFNIVIMATVCLAGIKIGETMLGLVWWKTLGITGIITILYSMLGGLRGVIFTDFFQFIVAMIGSIWAAYYIVNLPEVGGMSGLLSNELVQSKLDFVPSQSSNEQLWLMAFVIPLAVQWWSVWYPGAEPGGGGYIAQRMLSAKDEKHATKATLFFNFAHYALRPWPWILIGLASLVIFPDIASLQAEYPDMNPDLVKHDLAYPAMLTYLPAGLLGLVLASLISAFMSTISTHLNWGSSYVVNDLYKRFIKPDATEKQLVMVGRLSTVLMMVFAIALAPILEEAKMAFDLILTIGAGTGLLFILRWFWKDINPYSEITAMTVSFLVAMFFFTAEKNELMEIDAVTKLLSGILITTVAWVAVTFITKNNKHLNPEFEKRAFADEGKFKNMGYKVLSMVLGTITIYSALFCTGKFILGDTTQALYFFIVFAVTSVSLYFCWKKIFK, from the coding sequence ATGCAACTATCTGCTTTAGATTGGGGAATTATCATTTCATTTTTTATAATCACACTATTGATTGGTGTTGCTGTAACTAAAAAAGCCGGAAAAAATTCAAGCGAGTTCTTTTTATCCGGAAGAAATATGCCCTGGTGGTTATTGGGTGTATCAATGGTGGCCACAACTTTTGCGGCGGACACTCCAAATCTTGTAGCCGGAATTGTTAGACAAGATGGTGTTTCAGGTAACTGGGTTTGGTGGGCATTTCTTTTAACAGGAATGTTAACCGTGTTTGTTTATGCCAGATTATGGAGAAGATTGGGAATTTCTACAGATTTAGAGTATTACGAAATCAGATATCAGGGAAAAGCAGCGGGTTTTCTAAGAGGGTTTAGAGCGGTTTACTTAGGTGTATTCTTCAACATTGTTATTATGGCTACCGTTTGTTTAGCGGGAATTAAAATAGGAGAAACAATGTTAGGCCTGGTGTGGTGGAAAACATTGGGGATAACAGGGATTATTACCATTTTATATTCAATGTTAGGAGGATTAAGAGGTGTTATTTTCACAGATTTTTTCCAATTCATTGTTGCTATGATCGGCTCAATTTGGGCTGCTTATTACATTGTTAACTTACCTGAAGTTGGCGGCATGTCCGGACTCTTATCAAATGAGCTTGTACAATCTAAATTAGACTTTGTTCCTTCACAATCTTCAAATGAACAGCTTTGGTTAATGGCTTTTGTTATCCCTCTAGCAGTTCAATGGTGGAGTGTGTGGTATCCTGGTGCTGAACCTGGAGGCGGAGGATACATAGCGCAAAGAATGCTTTCTGCTAAAGATGAAAAACATGCAACAAAGGCCACTTTATTTTTCAATTTTGCTCATTATGCTTTGCGCCCGTGGCCATGGATTTTAATAGGTTTAGCATCATTGGTTATATTTCCTGATATTGCATCATTACAGGCCGAATATCCGGATATGAATCCCGATTTAGTAAAACATGATTTGGCTTATCCTGCAATGCTTACTTATTTACCGGCAGGTCTTCTGGGACTTGTACTTGCGTCTTTGATCTCTGCTTTTATGTCAACTATTTCTACCCATCTTAATTGGGGATCATCTTATGTGGTTAATGATTTATACAAAAGATTCATCAAGCCAGATGCAACAGAAAAACAGTTAGTAATGGTTGGAAGACTATCTACTGTTTTAATGATGGTTTTTGCTATTGCACTAGCTCCAATATTAGAAGAAGCCAAAATGGCGTTTGATCTAATTTTAACCATAGGTGCGGGAACCGGATTGTTATTTATTCTAAGATGGTTTTGGAAGGACATTAATCCATACAGTGAAATTACCGCAATGACTGTTAGCTTTCTTGTAGCCATGTTTTTCTTTACTGCAGAAAAAAATGAACTAATGGAAATTGACGCAGTTACCAAACTGCTAAGTGGAATTCTAATTACCACTGTAGCCTGGGTTGCAGTTACATTTATCACCAAAAACAATAAGCACCTAAATCCTGAATTTGAAAAAAGAGCATTTGCGGATGAAGGCAAATTTAAAAACATGGGGTATAAAGTACTGAGCATGGTATTAGGAACAATCACCATTTATTCAGCACTCTTTTGCACCGGGAAATTTATACTGGGAGATACTACTCAAGCGCTTTACTTTTTCATTGTATTTGCGGTAACCAGTGTCAGCCTTTATTTCTGTTGGAAGAAGATCTTTAAGTAA